A region of Bacteroidota bacterium DNA encodes the following proteins:
- a CDS encoding helix-turn-helix domain-containing protein gives MQINLTMSQKEIEKLKTLTRIKSGELTISNAAESLRLSERHMYRILKRYSTEGDVGIVH, from the coding sequence ATGCAAATAAACCTGACTATGAGCCAAAAAGAAATCGAAAAATTAAAAACTCTTACCCGGATTAAGTCCGGTGAATTAACAATATCGAATGCAGCAGAAAGTCTACGTTTAAGTGAACGGCACATGTACCGCATACTTAAACGTTACTCAACCGAGGGTGATGTCGGAATTGTTCACTGA